TCCCAGTAGACCCGGTCGGGGCCGTCGCCCGCGGCGAGGAGCCGCACGGCGGCGTCGAGCTGGGCGGAGGTGAGCTGGAACGGATCCTCGGTCTTCAGCTCGGGACGCGTCTCTCCGAGGGCGAGCGCGGCGTCGGCGATGCTCAGCGGGCTGTTCCTGATCGCCGCCGGAGACGTCCCGTAGAGGGCCGACGACCCCTCGGGCCTGCCCTCCTCGTAGACCACCCGGTTGACCCCCCACAGGTAGGGGATGCCGTAGACCCTGCCGTCCTCGCGCAGGCCGGACAGCTCGCGCAGGCGCTTGGGGATCTGTTTGTAGTCCTTGACCAGCGCCGTGTCGAGCGGCGCCACCTTCCCCTGCGCCACCAGCAGCCCGGCCAGGTCGGGGGCGGGCGAGACGGCGTCGTAGGCGCCGGTGGCGAACCTGGCGGCCATCTCCTCGCTCGTGCGGACCCGGTCGAGCCTGACGACGCAGCCGGTCTCCCGCTCGAAGGGCGTGAGCCAGTTGACCCGCGAGCTGGTCCCGCCGTACTCGACGTACCCCTGGAAGGTGAGCACCCGGAGCGTGCCCTCACCCCTGCCGATGGACGCCGACGGCGTCGGGCCCGGGGTGACCCCGGGGGTCGCGGCGGAGGCGGCGGGTGTCACGGGCGCGGCGGAGGGCGAGGGGCCGCGCACCGGCGGCACCGCGCTCGCGGCTCCCGCCTGGGCACAGGCGGCGAGCGCCAGCCCGCCCACTCCCAGCAGCGCTCCGAGACGCGCCCGGCGGAGCCTGTCCCTGCCCACGAGGCCCACGAGGTTTCCTCCCGACGTCGCCACCGACCTGCCCGGGAGCCTACCGGCCCGCACCCGCCCCGGGGCCCCGCGGACGCGCGGGATCGGCACGCCGTGCCGGGCGGAACCGGAGAGGCCGGAGAATACGCGAGGCCCGCGCCCCGGCAGGAGGGGCGCGGGCCTCGCGGGTCGGAGGCTACCCGTTGGTCGGGAAGCCGAGGTTGACGCCCCCGTGGCTCGGGTCGAGCCACCGGGAGGTGACGACCTTGCCCCGGGTGTAGAAGTGCACGCCCTCGGTCCCGTGAACGTGGGTGTCACCGAAGAGTGAGGCCTTCCAGCCGCCGAAGCTGTAGAAGGCCATCGGCACCGGGATCGGCACGTTGATGCCGATCATGCCGACCTCCACCTCGTTCTGGAAGCGCCGGGCCGCGCCGCCGTCGTTGGTGAAGACCGCGGTGCCGTTGCCGAACTCGCCGCCGTTGATCAGCTCCAGGCCCTCCTCGTACGAGGAGACGCGGACGACCGACAGCACCGGGCCGAAGATCTCCTCCCGGTGGACCCGGGAACCGGCGGGCACGTGGTCGAGGACCGTGGGGCCCAGCCAGAAGCCGGGGGTCTCCTGAGCGGCGCCGCCGCCCAGGACGGGGGTGAGGCGGCCGTCCACGACGAGCTTCGCGCCCTCGGAGACGCCCAGGTCGAGGTAGGAGACGACCTTGTCGCGGTGGACCCCGGTGACGAGGGGGCCCATCTGGGAGGCCGGGTCGTCGCCGGGGCCGACGGTGAGCGCGGAGACCCGGGAGACGATCTTGTCGACCAGCTCGTCCCCGACCGGGTCCACGGCCAGCACGACGGAGATCGCCATGCAGCGCTCCCCCGCCGAGCCGAAACCGGCCGACACCGCGGCGTCGGCGACGAGGTCGAGGTCTGCGTCGGGCAGGACCAGCATGTGGTTCTTGGCTCCGCCGAGCGCCTGGACCCGCTTGCCGTGGGAGGTGCCGGTCTCGTATACGTACCTGGCGATGGGCGTGGACCCGACGAACGAGACCGCGCGCACGTCCGGGTGCTCCAGCAGCCGGTCCACCGCCACCTTGTCACCCTGGACGACGCCGAAGACGCCGTCGGGCAGCCCGGCCTCCTTCCAGAGCGAGGCCATCAGCAGCGACGCGGAGGGGTCCTTCTCCGAAGGCTTGAGGATGAAGGCGTTGCCCGCGGCGATCGCGATCGGGAACATCCACATCGGCACCATGGCAGGGAAGTTGAACGGGGTGATCCCGGCGACGACGCCCAGCGGCTGCCGGATCGAGTAGGAGTCGACCCGGGTGGAGACGCCCTCGGAGAAACCGCCCTTGAGCAGGTGCGGGATGCCGCAGGCGAACTCCACGACCTCCAGGCCCCTGGCGACCTCGCCCAGCGCGTCGGAGTGGACCTTGCCGTGCTCCTCGGAGATGAGCCGGGCGAGCTCGTCGCGGTTGGCGTACATCAGCTCGCGGAAGCGGAACAGCACCTGCGAGCGCTTGACCAGCGAGGCGTCCCGCCAGGCGGGCCAGGCCGCGACGGCGGCGGCCACGGCCGCGTCGACCTCGGCCACGGAGGCGAGGTGGACCCGCCCGGCGACCTCTCCGGTCGCGGGGTTGAAGATCTCCGAGGTGCGGCCGGAGCCCTCGACGAGGCCGCCGCCGATCCAGTGGGTGACGTTCTTCACGAGACGACCTCGGCGTTGATGGTTTCGAGCGCGCTGACGATGATCCCGAGTCCCTCGGCGGCCTCGTCGAGGGTGAGGGTGAGCGGCGGGGCCATCCGGAGCACGTTGCCCTTCAGGCCGCCCTTGCCCGCCAGCAGGCCGGACTTCCTGGTCTCCTCCATGAACCGGCCGGCGAGGGCCGGTGAGGGCTCGCCGGTCGCCGGGTCGACCAGCTCGACGGCGAACATCAGGCCCTTGCCGCGGACGTCGCCGACGATCGGCAGGCGCGGCGCCGCCTCACGGAGCCCGTTGATGATCAGGGTGCCGGTCCTGGCGGCGTTCGCCTGCAGGTCGTGGTCGAGGACGTAGTCCAGGGTGGCGTTGGCGGCGGCCATGGAGATCGGGTTGCCGCCGAAGGTGGCCAGCCCGACGGCGTGGAGGTTGTCCATCAGGTCGCCGCGGGCGACGACGCCTCCCACCGCGAAGCCGTTGCCCAGCCCCTTGGCGAAGGTCATCATGTCGGGTGTGACGCCGTGGTTCTGGATGCCGAAGAAGGCCGAGCCGGTACGGCCCCAGCCGGTCTGCACCTCGTCGGAGACGAACAGGATCCCCTCGGCGTCGAGGACCTCCTTGTAGGCGGCGAACAGCCCGTCGGGGGCCATGGTGAAACCGCCCACCCCCTGGATCGGCTCGGCGATCAGCGCCGCCACGTCGCTGGAGACGGCGGTGGAGAGCACGTGGCGCAGGTCGTCGACGCAGGCCGCGATGTAGCCCTCGTCGGACAGGCCGCGGAACTGGGCGAGGTGCCGGTCGGCGCCGTGCAGGAAGTGCACGTTCAGCGGCGACAGCGAGTTGTTCTTCCACGCGCGGTTGCTCGTGACGCCGACCGTGCCGAAGGAGCGGCCGTGGTAGCTCTGCCGCATGGCGAGCACCTGGTCGGACTTGCGCGCGTAGGTCGCCAGCAGCAGCGCGGTCTCGTTGGCCTCGGTGCCGGAGTTGGTGAAGAAGACCTTCGCGTCCGGGATGCCGGAGAGCCTGGCGATCTTCTCGGCCAGCTCGACCTGGCCGCGCAGCAGGTAGAGCGTGGAGGTGTGCACCACGCCGGTGGCGATCTGCCGCTCGACGGCCTCCCGCACCTCGGGCACGTCGTACCCGATCATGTTGGTCAGGATGCCCGCGAAGAAGTCGAGGTAGCTCTTGCCCGACGCGTCGACGACCCGGTTGCCCTTGCCCGAGACGATCTCGATGGGCTCGTCGTAGTAAAGGGCCAGCCAGTTGGGCATTACCGCGCGATGGCGCGCAAGAAGGTCCGACATACCTCGAGTATCGCCTCTCGGCGCCATCGCTCATACCTGCAACATGTCGGCATATTCTCGCGTAACCCATCACACTGTCAGGCCTCGCCCGCGAGGACCCCTTTCCCCGAAGGGCCCGTGCGGCTCGCGCCCCGTGACGGGAACCTGTGCGGCTCGCGCCACGCGACGGATGGCGCGAGCCGCACAGGAGGGTCGGGCGGAGCACCCCCCAGGTTCCCCGCCCGAGCTTCGTCAGTCATGAAGCTTTGTAAAATCCAGCATCGCCCATATTTCCTATCAAAGCAACCTGAAATACATGAATCATGCCCGGCTCGCACGGCCGCCCGCCGGAGTCACGCAGGGCTACCGGCTCAGCACCGAGCACGGGTGCGTGACGTACGACGCCCGGACCCGGGCACCCGCGCCGCCGGGTACTGCCGCCACGCGTGGTGGCCGACCTGCTCGGGCAGGCCGGCCACCGATGGGCGGACGCACGGGATCGACGGTCTGGAGAACCTCTCAGCTCTCCGCTCTCACCAGGTCCGCGTCGTCCGAACCGGCCCCCGGCGCGGGCGCGGGGCGCAGCACCAGGAACGCCAGCGTGGCGGCGGCCAGCGTGAAGCCGACACCCACCCAGGAGCCGAACGACATGGCCGAGACGAACGCCTCGCGCGCGGTCCCGATCACCCCCGCGTCTCCCAGCCGCAGCGCCGCACCGATCGACTCGCGCGCGGCGGCCGGGGCGTCGACGGGCATCGAGGAGGTGTAGACCCCGGCCAGCACGCTGCCGAGCACGGCGATGCTCAGCGCCATGCCGACCTGCTGGACGGTGTCGTTGAGCGCCGACCCGACACCGGCGTGGGCGGGCGGCACCGCGCCCATCAGCGTCGCGTAGGCCGCGGGCCCCGCCAGGCCCCCGCCGACCCCCATGAGCATGAGGCCGGTGATCAGCAGGCCGTACCCGGTGTCGGCGGTCATGAAGGCGAGCACCCCGAAACCGCCGGCCATCACGGCGAGACCGACGGCGACCAGCACCCGGTTGCTGACCTTCTGCCCCAGAGCGGCGCCGACCCCGTTGAACAGCGCGGCGGCCACCGCGTACGGCAGCAGCGCGAGGCCGGCCTGCATCGGGCCGTAGGCCAGCACGAACTGCAGGTACTGGGTGAGCATCAGCAGCAGCGCGCCCGTGCCGAACGACATCAGCACGATCGAGAACGACGCCCCGCTGAAGTTCCGGTTGCGGAACAGTTCGAGCGGGAGCATCGGGTGGTCCGACCTGAGCTCCCAGATCACGAACGCCCCCAGCGCGACCACCGCCACCCCGGCGGCGGTCAGCGACTCCGCCGAGGTCCAGCCTGCGGCCGGCGCGGAGATGACCACGTAGACCAAGGCGCTCATGCCGGTCGTGGACAGCACCACTCCGATCGGGTCGAGCCTTCTCGCCGGACCGCGCGACTCGGGCATCAGCAGCGCCGCCGCGATCACGGCGACGGCCGCGACCGGCACGTTGAGCAGGAAGATCGATCCCCACCAGTAGTGTTCGAGCAGGAAGCCGCCCAGCGTCGGACCGGCGATCACGCCGACCATCGCCACCGCGCTCCACGCGGCGATCGCCTTGCGGCGCTCCTCCTCGTCGAAGACGGTGATCAGGATCGACAGGGTGCTCGGCATCAGGATGGAGCCGCCGACTCCCATCAGCGCGCGAGCGCCGATCAGGTGCCAGGGCTCGGTGACCAGCACGGCGAGCAGCGAGGCACCGCCGAACAGCACCAGGCCGATGATCAGGAAGCGCTTGCGACCGTAGCGGTCGGACAGGCTGCCCGAGGTGAGCAGCAGCCCGGCGAAGACCAGGACGTAGGCGTCGATGATCCACTGGATGTCCGCCGGGCTGGCCCCCAGGTCGACCATGAGGGCGGGGATCGCCAGATTCAGGACGGTGTTGTCCACCACGAGGACCAGCAGGCTCAGGCAGAGCACTCCGAGGATCCACCAGCGCCTCGGATCGCGTTCGACTCGTACAGTGTTCGATTCCACTCGCACACTGTACGATAACCTCGAACAGCGTGCCACCGGATTTATGCTTGAACAGTGAAACAGCACTTCAGCTCCGTCTGGACGCGCGAGCAGCGCACCGCGAAAAGTCCTCTTCTCAGCCGCGCGCAGATCGTGCGCGCGGCGATGGAGCTGCTCGACGCCGAGGGGCTGGACGCACTGAGCATGCGCCGCCTGGGCACCAAACTCGGCTCGGGGACGACCAGCGTCTACTGGCACGTGGCCAACAAGAACGAGCTGTTGGAGCTGGTCCTCGACGAGGTCTACGGCGAGTTCACCGTCCTGGACGTC
This region of Streptosporangium sp. NBC_01495 genomic DNA includes:
- a CDS encoding ABC transporter substrate-binding protein, translated to MGLVGRDRLRRARLGALLGVGGLALAACAQAGAASAVPPVRGPSPSAAPVTPAASAATPGVTPGPTPSASIGRGEGTLRVLTFQGYVEYGGTSSRVNWLTPFERETGCVVRLDRVRTSEEMAARFATGAYDAVSPAPDLAGLLVAQGKVAPLDTALVKDYKQIPKRLRELSGLREDGRVYGIPYLWGVNRVVYEEGRPEGSSALYGTSPAAIRNSPLSIADAALALGETRPELKTEDPFQLTSAQLDAAVRLLAAGDGPDRVYWDGSLDLVRALSAGPVRIAQALPYHLDLFRRAGRPMKALEGVPMTGWVDSWMLAARPASPNCAYRWLNWVSSASAQRPAAAWTGLAPANPEACGGHARRMCEVYHVRDKRWLRDVVFATRPTRDCGGQGGECTDYTDWAERWKQLLK
- a CDS encoding CoA-acylating methylmalonate-semialdehyde dehydrogenase, which produces MKNVTHWIGGGLVEGSGRTSEIFNPATGEVAGRVHLASVAEVDAAVAAAVAAWPAWRDASLVKRSQVLFRFRELMYANRDELARLISEEHGKVHSDALGEVARGLEVVEFACGIPHLLKGGFSEGVSTRVDSYSIRQPLGVVAGITPFNFPAMVPMWMFPIAIAAGNAFILKPSEKDPSASLLMASLWKEAGLPDGVFGVVQGDKVAVDRLLEHPDVRAVSFVGSTPIARYVYETGTSHGKRVQALGGAKNHMLVLPDADLDLVADAAVSAGFGSAGERCMAISVVLAVDPVGDELVDKIVSRVSALTVGPGDDPASQMGPLVTGVHRDKVVSYLDLGVSEGAKLVVDGRLTPVLGGGAAQETPGFWLGPTVLDHVPAGSRVHREEIFGPVLSVVRVSSYEEGLELINGGEFGNGTAVFTNDGGAARRFQNEVEVGMIGINVPIPVPMAFYSFGGWKASLFGDTHVHGTEGVHFYTRGKVVTSRWLDPSHGGVNLGFPTNG
- a CDS encoding aspartate aminotransferase family protein — protein: MSDLLARHRAVMPNWLALYYDEPIEIVSGKGNRVVDASGKSYLDFFAGILTNMIGYDVPEVREAVERQIATGVVHTSTLYLLRGQVELAEKIARLSGIPDAKVFFTNSGTEANETALLLATYARKSDQVLAMRQSYHGRSFGTVGVTSNRAWKNNSLSPLNVHFLHGADRHLAQFRGLSDEGYIAACVDDLRHVLSTAVSSDVAALIAEPIQGVGGFTMAPDGLFAAYKEVLDAEGILFVSDEVQTGWGRTGSAFFGIQNHGVTPDMMTFAKGLGNGFAVGGVVARGDLMDNLHAVGLATFGGNPISMAAANATLDYVLDHDLQANAARTGTLIINGLREAAPRLPIVGDVRGKGLMFAVELVDPATGEPSPALAGRFMEETRKSGLLAGKGGLKGNVLRMAPPLTLTLDEAAEGLGIIVSALETINAEVVS
- a CDS encoding MFS transporter gives rise to the protein MESNTVRVERDPRRWWILGVLCLSLLVLVVDNTVLNLAIPALMVDLGASPADIQWIIDAYVLVFAGLLLTSGSLSDRYGRKRFLIIGLVLFGGASLLAVLVTEPWHLIGARALMGVGGSILMPSTLSILITVFDEEERRKAIAAWSAVAMVGVIAGPTLGGFLLEHYWWGSIFLLNVPVAAVAVIAAALLMPESRGPARRLDPIGVVLSTTGMSALVYVVISAPAAGWTSAESLTAAGVAVVALGAFVIWELRSDHPMLPLELFRNRNFSGASFSIVLMSFGTGALLLMLTQYLQFVLAYGPMQAGLALLPYAVAAALFNGVGAALGQKVSNRVLVAVGLAVMAGGFGVLAFMTADTGYGLLITGLMLMGVGGGLAGPAAYATLMGAVPPAHAGVGSALNDTVQQVGMALSIAVLGSVLAGVYTSSMPVDAPAAARESIGAALRLGDAGVIGTAREAFVSAMSFGSWVGVGFTLAAATLAFLVLRPAPAPGAGSDDADLVRAES